A genomic region of Fodinisporobacter ferrooxydans contains the following coding sequences:
- a CDS encoding pyrroline-5-carboxylate reductase dimerization domain-containing protein — MRVGFIGTGSMGSMLVRAFSRRNDPNLQIVACNRSREKLDHLVETFPTLEIAERPQEVAALCDLTFLCVKPKDARLLLPELGFTLLPDQHLISINSALTIQELEGTLSCKVTKIIPSITQEAASGVILTMFGSRMTDSDRAMMSAFLRMIGQPFETKEEQLRICSDITSCGPAFYSFIIQEFTQAAVRHGQLSPETAQYLTVEMLQGLIDLVKNQNFSTAQVIQRVSVPGGITEAAMQVLRPAVSGMFDDLFETTKEFQHQHNKH, encoded by the coding sequence ATGCGTGTAGGATTTATTGGTACCGGAAGCATGGGAAGCATGCTGGTGCGGGCATTTAGTCGCAGGAATGATCCAAATCTGCAAATCGTCGCATGCAATCGAAGTCGAGAAAAACTCGATCATTTAGTTGAAACATTCCCAACTTTGGAAATTGCGGAACGCCCGCAAGAAGTAGCTGCACTCTGCGACCTGACGTTTCTTTGCGTCAAACCGAAGGACGCTCGTTTACTTTTGCCGGAGCTAGGATTCACACTGCTGCCCGACCAGCATTTGATTTCCATAAATAGTGCATTAACCATACAGGAACTGGAAGGTACATTGTCTTGCAAAGTCACAAAAATCATTCCAAGCATTACACAAGAAGCTGCCAGCGGCGTGATTTTGACGATGTTTGGCAGCCGCATGACAGACAGTGACCGCGCCATGATGTCGGCATTCTTGCGTATGATCGGGCAACCGTTCGAAACGAAAGAAGAGCAATTGCGCATTTGTTCCGACATCACAAGCTGCGGACCGGCATTCTATAGCTTTATCATCCAGGAATTTACACAGGCGGCCGTTCGACACGGACAACTTTCCCCGGAAACTGCACAATACTTAACGGTCGAAATGCTGCAAGGCTTGATCGATCTGGTAAAAAATCAAAATTTTTCTACAGCGCAAGTGATCCAGCGAGTTTCCGTTCCTGGAGGCATTACAGAAGCAGCCATGCAGGTGCTGCGGCCGGCCGTATCCGGAATGTTTGATGACCTTTTTGAAACAACGAAAGAGTTTCAACACCAACACAATAAGCACTAA
- the rpoN gene encoding RNA polymerase factor sigma-54, producing the protein MGFNLQQEQVQKLVMTPELRQAITILQFSAQDLLSYIENEMQSNPVMEWAEQESTETAETAGQWDWTSISRLQRPIPSESMRAYSEETKSLLEGQTKFGITLADHLFEQLVFVRCESGFRRLCQYIIYSLDENGYLKIPDEELADLCGTTVEQIREAIDLVQTFEPAGVAARSLQECLLIQVRQLDIDASTESSLECLIEDHLRDVAEGKWNKLIQTLHLSPQQLQQLTDLLKSLDPKPGRAFSDCRPPYVIPDVAVEKVSDQYVVIVNDRLAPHLCISETYRKLLNTPDGSEAKEFIHRKLTSALSLIKSIEQRRMTLYNVTKAIVDIQQEFFEYGISHLKPLTMRQVADVVGVHESTVSRATHDKYVQTPRGIFELKFFFTSGIKMQNGLGNSAESIKAQIKDIIDREDPCKPMSDQKIADVLAGQGVPISRRTVTKYREEMGVLATAQRKRLL; encoded by the coding sequence ATGGGGTTTAATCTCCAACAAGAACAAGTTCAAAAATTAGTCATGACACCTGAACTCCGCCAAGCGATTACAATTTTACAATTTTCCGCACAGGATTTATTGTCGTATATTGAAAATGAAATGCAATCAAATCCGGTCATGGAATGGGCCGAGCAGGAAAGTACGGAAACTGCGGAAACTGCAGGGCAATGGGATTGGACATCAATTTCCCGACTACAGCGTCCGATACCATCCGAATCCATGCGAGCCTATTCGGAAGAGACAAAATCCCTTCTCGAAGGGCAAACGAAATTCGGCATTACACTGGCGGATCATTTATTTGAACAATTGGTCTTTGTTCGCTGTGAATCTGGATTCCGCCGTCTGTGTCAATATATTATCTACAGCTTGGATGAAAACGGTTACCTGAAAATACCGGATGAAGAGTTGGCGGATTTATGCGGGACGACCGTAGAGCAAATTCGGGAAGCGATTGATTTGGTGCAAACATTCGAGCCGGCGGGAGTGGCGGCCCGTTCCTTGCAAGAATGTTTATTGATTCAGGTTCGCCAATTGGATATCGATGCATCGACAGAATCCAGTCTGGAATGTTTGATTGAAGACCACTTGCGGGACGTCGCGGAAGGGAAATGGAATAAGCTCATCCAGACGCTGCATCTTTCCCCACAGCAATTGCAACAGCTGACGGATCTGCTAAAGTCATTGGACCCAAAGCCGGGCCGGGCATTTTCGGATTGTCGCCCTCCGTATGTGATTCCGGATGTCGCAGTGGAAAAAGTGTCTGATCAATATGTGGTGATTGTCAATGACCGTCTCGCTCCGCATTTGTGTATCAGTGAAACGTATCGAAAATTACTGAATACACCTGATGGGTCAGAGGCAAAAGAATTTATTCATCGCAAATTAACATCGGCCCTGTCGCTGATTAAAAGTATCGAGCAGCGCCGTATGACTTTGTACAACGTGACAAAAGCTATTGTTGATATCCAACAGGAATTTTTCGAATATGGAATCAGCCATTTGAAACCGTTGACGATGAGGCAAGTGGCAGATGTTGTCGGCGTTCATGAATCCACCGTTTCCCGGGCGACACACGACAAATACGTACAAACACCGCGAGGCATTTTCGAATTGAAATTCTTTTTTACATCGGGCATAAAAATGCAAAATGGTTTAGGCAATTCGGCGGAAAGCATCAAAGCGCAAATCAAAGATATTATCGACCGCGAAGACCCATGCAAACCGATGAGCGATCAAAAAATTGCGGATGTACTTGCTGGGCAGGGAGTCCCGATCAGCCGGCGAACCGTAACCAAATACAGGGAAGAAATGGGGGTTCTGGCTACAGCACAGCGGAAACGTTTGCTGTAG